AAGATTTATTGAGCCCGTATGCTGTATCGGATTTCCTAAAATAAGTTTTAGGATACTGCTTTTCCCGCTACCATTTTTTCCATCAAGTACAATTCGATCACCTTGTTCAACTTTAAAGCTAATTGGCTGATTCACTAGCTGACCATCATATTGTACAGACACATCTGTTAAAGCCAATAGTTGCTTTGACTGAAAGACCAATGGCTCTAATTTTAAGATCTCCGTTTTTTCCACATTTTTTAGCAGTTTTGACTTCTCCTCAATAGCTTTTTGCTGCCTTGATTCTATGTTCTTAGCTCTCTTCATCATCTTTGCTGCTTTATGTCCTACAAAGCCCTTATCTAACTTAGAGCCTGAATTCGTAGTGCCATTTTTGGAAGCTTCCACTTGACTTGACCAGCCTGCTGAACGCTTTGAAGAGTGCTTTAATCTCTCGATGTCCTTTTGTAGACGATGATTGGTTGCCTCTTCGTGTTCCTGCTGTCTATCAAAATTTAACTTCCAAGAAGAATAATTACCACTTTGAACTTCAATATTTGCCCTATTGATAGATAAGATATGGTCAACACAGCCATCTAAAAAGACTCTGTCATGTGAAATTAAAATAAATCCTTTTTTCTTCCTTAAATAATCAGAGACAACCTTTCGAGCATCCGTGTCTAGATGATTGGTAGGCTCATCAATTAATAAAAACTGACCCTCTGCCAAAAAAAGTGCAGCAAGCAACACCTTTGTTTGTTCTCCATTAGATAATGTTTTAAAAGGTCGGTACATAACTTCAGCATCAACATTTAAATAGGATATTTCACGAAGATATTCCCAATCTTCTGCCTGTGGGCAAATTTCTTCAAAAATTTCATAAGTAAACTTATTTTTATCTGAAACTGGATATGGGAAATAAGTAAATTCAACTGATGAAATGATTTTCCCACTATACTCATAATTTCCTAATAATAGGTTAAAGAATGTTGTTTTACCTCGACCATTTCTACCGATAAACCCAAGTTTCCAATCGGTATCTAATTGAAAGTTTACGCCTTCGAAAATATTATCAAAGCTACCTGGATAGGAAAAAGTTAAATCTTGAACTTGTATCATTGACATGAAAATTCCTCCTTTGTATATCAACACTTTTTTCTATTAATACAAAGTCGGTACATCCATCTAGTGTAATACTTCTCCGTATAAGTTTGATGGATATTAACGACTTATACGGAGGTTTACGTGTGTAACAATTGTGTCTGAATCGCTCATTTTTCTCACTCCCTTTATTAGATTTGACAGAATATTGACTATGAGAGAAGCTATTTTGCCTTGGCGTAATTGTTAGCTGCCACTTTGCTTTCGCTACAGATAAACAATACATCCAGAAAGCTGAATGAAGATAAAAAATCCTCCCAATTTGTCATTGGAAGGATTAGTCTTTCACTGGTATTGAATAAGGACTTTTTTGCCATAGGAATCATGACAAATAAAGTAAAAACTGATTGATTGATAAAAATGGACAGACTAATCCTATATTTTGTAGTTTGAAGTTATTGATTTCAACTTAAAATATAGATTAGTTAATCATTGTTCATCCATCAGTCCTCTCATAATTGTATATTTATATTAACAAATTTTTTATAAAAATTCAATTCAGCATCATCTTCATCTAAAAATGCTTAGTGTTTTACTACGCTTAGCCTTCACTTTATCAATGAAATATGTAGCTGAATGTCAAAAGGACAGCAATTTTAAAACATAAAAAGAACTGTAATTTTTCATGTAGTAAATCCAATTTTGAAATTGATTTCCCTTAGTAGTTCTCACTTGCCCTTTTTCCTCCTCTTACTTACAGAATTCTAACTACTATCCCAAACTTTAATCTGATAAAATGTAAAAAGGATTGTCTGAAGGTATAGTCAAAAGAAATAATTTGAATTTTCGTGGGTGATGATTTGAAAATTTCAATAGAAGAAATAAGCCAAGAAGAAGAAGAAGAGATTATTATTAGATGTCATGAGGTTGATCACGAAATAAATGAAATCATAAACAAGCTGAAAACTGAAAATCTTATTCTACTTGGACATCAAAATGATAGTATTCACCGCATTAAGCTTAGTGATATCTATTATTTTGAAGCAGTCGAGGGTAAAGTTTTTATTTACTGCAGAGACAACGTCTTTGAGGTGAAACAAAAACTATACGAACTAGAAGAATTATGCAGAGGAAACAACTGTTTTCGCGCATCAAAATCAACAATTTTGAACATCACTAAAATTTCATCTGTTTATCCGACGATAAGTGGTCGATTCGAAGCGGTGCTGGATAACGGAGAACGTACTGTTATTTCAAGGCAGTATGTGCCTGTTCTAAAAAAAATGCTTGGATTGTAAAAGGTGGATACATATATGAAACTTTCCGAATTTGTACGAGACATCATTAAGGATTTCTTAATTATTTTCGCATCGATAATTATTATTATTACTTTTTTAAGACAAATATATTATCCCAATATGGCCTTTGATTTAAAGTCAATTTATATCATTATGTCATTTTCACTTTTAAGTGCATTAACTGGATTTATTTTATATTCTCCTAATGATCTTAGTGAGAAGAAAATGCGTATAAGAATTATTATTCATTTCTTCACTTTGGAGATTTTATTGATCGTCCTAGGCAGCGCTATTAATATTGTAAATGATGCATTAGGTGTAATCTCTCTAGCACTGCAAATTGCGGTAATTTATATTATTGTTCGTCTACTGTCATGGCAAAATGATAAAAAAGATGTAAAAAAAATCAATGAAAAACTAAAATTAATGAAGAAAGAATTAGGTGAATAGTCAAGAAAATCAATAAGCACTAGTTATCAGATAACAAATTATTGACGGTAAGCATTAGAGCTTACCGTTTTTGCATCTTATTGGCTTGTGAATACAACTTATTGTTTTTCCATATACATCCTTCCATCCGTTTATTATGATGATTTCATAAAAATTATGAGATGGAGGAACAACAATGGGAATTTTACTACTATTAATGGCTTTGATTTTCGAGATTGCTTTTGCATTCTACTGCATAGCGACTAAGAAAAACCATAACAAAATAAAGAATTGGATTAGGATTGCTGTATTTATAGTATTTGTGTTACTTATTGTTTCATCAGTGATTGTCTGGAGTTTTAGCTGGGTAATGCTTGCTATACTACTTTTCTTATTAGCTTTAAATGGGACAGTAGCTCTTATCCTTAAGAAAACAAATAACAAACCATACAAAACTTCTAGCATTGTCTGGAAGTCGATAATGATGATAGTGACATTTGTATTTGTACTTTCACCTGTCATTATTTTTCCACAGTACCCATCACCAAAAGTGACAGGCGAATATGAAGTCGCAACCGCTACTGAGACATTTTACGATGAAGAGCGCATCGAGGAATTTGTAGACACGGAGCAAAACAGATTCGTGAATGTGGAATTTTGGTATCCAAAAAAGGCAGATGGAACATATCCGCTTTTGGTATTCTCACATGGAGCATATGGTATCAAGGAAAGTAACGCCTCTACATTTACTGAGCTGGCGAGCCATGGTTATATAGTCGTTTCCATCGATCATCCTTATCATTCTTTCTATACTCGATCAGAGGATGGAAAAGTCACTATGATCAATTCAGATTTTAAAAATGAAGTGGAAAATGCAAATAAAGGTGTTTACTCGAATGAAGAACGCTATAATATTATCCAAAAATGGATGAAACTACGAACAGACGATATGAATTTTGTCCTTGATACAATACTTGCAAAAGCCAAAAGTGACAATAACCCTATTTATCAACATATCAATACAGAGAAGATTGGTGTGTTTGGGCACTCAATGGGAGGTGCTGCAAGTGTGTGGCTAGGTAGAGCACGCAATGATGTAAGTGCAGTAGTAAATATCGATGCCTCTTTCTTTAGTGAACTTATTTATAAGAAAGAAATCGATGATTTTGTAGCAAATAACAAAGACTTTACGACCCCACTTCTTAACATTTATTCTGATGATGTTTGGAGACAGCTCGATAGTAGTCCCATTTATATCGCAAACAAACTCAATAATGAGCACTTCAAAGAAGCATATACGGTTCATTTCCAAGGGGCAAAACATTTAAGCTTGACCGATTTACCGCTTTTCTCTCCTATACTGGCAAATATTGTGCAACGCGGAAAAGCTGATATTGATAAATTATATTGTATTGAAACTGAAAATGAACTAATACTTGAATTTTTCGACTCCAAATTAAAGGGAATCGGCCAGTTCACTCCTAAAGAGACCTATTGAACAAAAAGTTTTTTGTCATCATAAATTAGGATACGGCTTTGTCTAATACTTGTATAATTATTTTAATAGAGGAAGCCCATTAACTTTAAAATAAAGTCTTGTTGAGCCTCCTCTATTAAACTACTGAAATTATGGAATGAAATATATTTACTGTATAGTCATTGATTACTAATCTAAGGTAGTTAATAATCATAATGAATATACTATTACTAAATGCAATAAATTTTTAAAAATTTAACGTCATGAATTCTTATTGTTATTCTTTACTGTAGCTAACAAATCCCTAATTACATCAATAACAACTTGTGGTCGATCAATATGTATTGCATGTCCAGCATCTTCAACAATAATATGTCGTTTATTCGTTGATAAGTTAGCAAGCTCCCTCTGAAATCTAATCCAAGCAGCCATAGATTCCACTGTATGAAAAGGCTGGAGACCGCCAGTAACGACTATCAATGGAATACTTCCAAAGGATTTAGAAGTACGAACTTGTTCTAAACTTTCTTCAACCTCATTAAGAGAGCCTTCTAAAGTAAATTGATTATAATATGCTTCCTGAACTTCTTTTGAAAATAAAGAAGGCAATATTTTATTTTGATCCTCATGAGTTGAGTCCAAAAGAACTACTCCAGCAACTTCCTCTGGATATGTACTAGCAAATAATCTTATATTTAATCCTCCGAATGAGTGTCCTACTAATACATATGGCGGTTGTATACCTGCTTTTACTAGTAAAATACGTAAATTCTCTACACTTTGCCTACTATGTCGAGGTCTGTTATCTATATCACTTTTTCCAATACCAGCTCTATCATAAATGAACATTTTTGAAAAACTTGATATTTCATCTTTAATCGGATTCCAGTTATCTAAAGTAACTCCATATCCTGAATCGAAAACTAATGTAGGACCTCCATGCTGCTTCCCTAATAATTCATAATATAATTCAATACCACCTATATCTAGTTTTTGTTCGACTTTGTCCTCAATAAATTCACTCATATTCAATCCCTCATCTTCTCCCCTGTTTAGTTCATCTCAAAAAGTTCAATTTGATTGAACTTATCTTAGCATGTAATAATTTTCTTTTCAACACAAAGTTTAATATAATTGAACTAAAATTATAGAATTACAAAGGATGTTGGAAATGAATGAGTTAGGGAAACGAATAAAAAAATTAAGAATAGAAAAAGGAATGACAATATTAGAGCTAGCTGATAATAAAATGTCAAAAGGAATGTTAAGTATGATTGAAAATGGACGTGCAAACCCTTCTATGGAGAGCTTAAAATTCATTGCACGTCAGTTAGGCTGCGATCCTCAGTATTTGTTAGGTAACCCTACTCCTGATGAACTAAAGTCTTTACTTAAGAAATTAGAGGAAGCCTTTGATAAAAACAACGATGAACAGATAATTAATCTAACTCAAAATATATTTGAACAACAGTTTCCTATTTCATTGGAATCTGCCAGAATATTAGATATTTCTGGAAGAGTAATAATAAAGACAGATCAAAATCGAGGAAAAAAGTTGATAGATTGGGCAATAACAATCTATGAACGATTATCTCTTTATAGCCATTGCTTGGCGGCTAAAGTATATGAAGTAGAATACCTTGCAAAAAACGGCAAGTATCATGCAGCTCTAATAATGTTACGAAGTGTTAAAAAAGAATATGAGGAAAAGGCTATAGTAATTGATTTGTTTGTTGATATAGAAGCAAATTTCGTTGAAATGGTCTTACTCTTTGGAATTGGTGAATATAAATCTGGAAAGGATAAACTAAATCAATTAATTGAAATATCAAAAAGAAAAATGGTCTTTTATAAAATGGATAATATCTTCCGAATAGCAGCGTTCC
This genomic stretch from Lysinibacillus pakistanensis harbors:
- a CDS encoding alpha/beta fold hydrolase, whose translation is MSEFIEDKVEQKLDIGGIELYYELLGKQHGGPTLVFDSGYGVTLDNWNPIKDEISSFSKMFIYDRAGIGKSDIDNRPRHSRQSVENLRILLVKAGIQPPYVLVGHSFGGLNIRLFASTYPEEVAGVVLLDSTHEDQNKILPSLFSKEVQEAYYNQFTLEGSLNEVEESLEQVRTSKSFGSIPLIVVTGGLQPFHTVESMAAWIRFQRELANLSTNKRHIIVEDAGHAIHIDRPQVVIDVIRDLLATVKNNNKNS
- a CDS encoding LytTR family DNA-binding domain-containing protein, which gives rise to MKISIEEISQEEEEEIIIRCHEVDHEINEIINKLKTENLILLGHQNDSIHRIKLSDIYYFEAVEGKVFIYCRDNVFEVKQKLYELEELCRGNNCFRASKSTILNITKISSVYPTISGRFEAVLDNGERTVISRQYVPVLKKMLGL
- a CDS encoding helix-turn-helix domain-containing protein, with the translated sequence MNELGKRIKKLRIEKGMTILELADNKMSKGMLSMIENGRANPSMESLKFIARQLGCDPQYLLGNPTPDELKSLLKKLEEAFDKNNDEQIINLTQNIFEQQFPISLESARILDISGRVIIKTDQNRGKKLIDWAITIYERLSLYSHCLAAKVYEVEYLAKNGKYHAALIMLRSVKKEYEEKAIVIDLFVDIEANFVEMVLLFGIGEYKSGKDKLNQLIEISKRKMVFYKMDNIFRIAAFQALLHNNEKDFSYFIKKSEQFAIFSDNNRSLAFTLLLQSHYYNQIPKDYEQALFYLNKYAILMNGNLGNDFYYLERGKALLGKKQVDEALKEFEKFEMPNTNSYPLELCILYTADAYRAYCLLQLGKVEEALIFAKRAADNIDSLPETPYHNYIKNTLELVNKNLPK
- a CDS encoding Lsa family ABC-F type ribosomal protection protein, whose amino-acid sequence is MSMIQVQDLTFSYPGSFDNIFEGVNFQLDTDWKLGFIGRNGRGKTTFFNLLLGNYEYSGKIISSVEFTYFPYPVSDKNKFTYEIFEEICPQAEDWEYLREISYLNVDAEVMYRPFKTLSNGEQTKVLLAALFLAEGQFLLIDEPTNHLDTDARKVVSDYLRKKKGFILISHDRVFLDGCVDHILSINRANIEVQSGNYSSWKLNFDRQQEHEEATNHRLQKDIERLKHSSKRSAGWSSQVEASKNGTTNSGSKLDKGFVGHKAAKMMKRAKNIESRQQKAIEEKSKLLKNVEKTEILKLEPLVFQSKQLLALTDVSVQYDGQLVNQPISFKVEQGDRIVLDGKNGSGKSSILKLILGNPIQHTGSINLGSGLIISYVQQDTSHLKGMLADFIEEHNIDETLFKSILRKMDFDRIQFEKDISHYSGGQKKKLLIAKSLCEKAHLYIWDEPLNFIDIYSRMQIEELIQKFNPTMVFVEHDQAFQQTVATKTITM
- a CDS encoding alpha/beta hydrolase family protein, translating into MGILLLLMALIFEIAFAFYCIATKKNHNKIKNWIRIAVFIVFVLLIVSSVIVWSFSWVMLAILLFLLALNGTVALILKKTNNKPYKTSSIVWKSIMMIVTFVFVLSPVIIFPQYPSPKVTGEYEVATATETFYDEERIEEFVDTEQNRFVNVEFWYPKKADGTYPLLVFSHGAYGIKESNASTFTELASHGYIVVSIDHPYHSFYTRSEDGKVTMINSDFKNEVENANKGVYSNEERYNIIQKWMKLRTDDMNFVLDTILAKAKSDNNPIYQHINTEKIGVFGHSMGGAASVWLGRARNDVSAVVNIDASFFSELIYKKEIDDFVANNKDFTTPLLNIYSDDVWRQLDSSPIYIANKLNNEHFKEAYTVHFQGAKHLSLTDLPLFSPILANIVQRGKADIDKLYCIETENELILEFFDSKLKGIGQFTPKETY
- a CDS encoding DUF3021 family protein; the encoded protein is MKLSEFVRDIIKDFLIIFASIIIIITFLRQIYYPNMAFDLKSIYIIMSFSLLSALTGFILYSPNDLSEKKMRIRIIIHFFTLEILLIVLGSAINIVNDALGVISLALQIAVIYIIVRLLSWQNDKKDVKKINEKLKLMKKELGE